The following DNA comes from Mucilaginibacter jinjuensis.
ATTGCCCATTGGTTCCTGTCGTTATTTTTTCAAACTTTCTTTCAGCACCGTTACGCTTCGCATCGTATGTTTACTACCAGCAAAGCCTGGGAGCGTGTTTTTTACCTGATGGCTTATGTGTTTGAAGGCTCATCTTTTTTAAACCCGCGCGCTTATGCCATGATGCACCGCGAGCATCATGCTTATAGCGATACCGCGAAAGACCCACACTCGCCGCACTTCTTTACAGATGTTTTTCAGATGATGAAGGCTACTATCATTACCTTTCGCGATCATTTAAAACGTACAAAAGACCCTGAAGCCCGTTTCGCTGGCGATTGCCCCGAATGGCCGCTGATAGATAGGATTGGTTCTTCTATCGTTTCGAGATTGGCATTCGGCGCATTATATACCTGGTTTTACATTGCATTTGCTACGCATTGGTGGATGTT
Coding sequences within:
- a CDS encoding acyl-CoA desaturase; protein product: MPILIFFIAHWFLSLFFQTFFQHRYASHRMFTTSKAWERVFYLMAYVFEGSSFLNPRAYAMMHREHHAYSDTAKDPHSPHFFTDVFQMMKATIITFRDHLKRTKDPEARFAGDCPEWPLIDRIGSSIVSRLAFGALYTWFYIAFATHWWMFLLLPIHFLMGPLQGAIVNWCGHKYGYSNFDNNDQSKNTTPFDFLMLGELFQNNHHRYPNSANFGNKWFEIDPVYPVMRLLHRLKIIKLRKAY